The Buteo buteo chromosome 23, bButBut1.hap1.1, whole genome shotgun sequence genome includes a window with the following:
- the TNFSF8 gene encoding tumor necrosis factor ligand superfamily member 8, with translation MCSAQEQTLFQVKDSHESAMHENEDTISRRLGATNKTSLYFTIATLVVLLVFALATIMVLVVQRTAADPAMEGIAKPITTGNTSEDYLRILQNVPTKRAAAYMRVSNPVNSSKLSLVEKGICEDIQCKSEELVIRKQGLYLIYCHLNFHFPNCSNSPTDLKIELLVNDKVDRQTLSTWCASETCQEKTFKTLFQLHLTYLNVKDRISVTLNHPKFLNEISLPNENVLGVLRYSDEM, from the exons ATGTGCTCGGCACAAGAGCAAACACTTTTTCAGGTTAAGGACTCTCATGAATCAGCCATGCACGAGAATGAAGACACCATTTCAAGGAGGCTTGGAGCCACTAACAAAACAAGTTTGTATTTCACCATCGCTACCCTTGTTGTGTTACTCGTCTTTGCATTAGCCACCATCATGGTCTTAGTTGTTCAGAGGACG GCAGCTGATCCTGCCATGGAGGGCATTGCAAAACCTATCACGACAG GGAACACCTCCGAAGACTATTTAAGAATCCTACAGAATGTCCCGACCAAGAGAGCCGCTGCGTACATGAGAG TGTCCAATCCAGTAAACAGTTCAAAACTGAGCTTGGTCGAGAAGGGTATTTGTGAAGACATCCAGTGCAAGAGTGAAGAGCTGGTGATAAGGAAACAAGGCCTCTACTTGATCTATTGCCACTTGAACTTTCATTTTCCCAACTGTTCAAACAGTCCTACCGACCTCAAGATAGAGCTCCTTGTAAATGACAAAGTCGACAGGCAAACATTATCCACATGGTGCGCATCAGAAACATGCcaagaaaagacttttaagaccTTGTTCCAGCTCCATTTGACTTACCTGAATGTGAAGGACCGAATATCAGTAACACTTAATCATCCTAAATTCTTGAATGAAATCTCTCTTCCCAATGAAAACGTTCTTGGGGTCTTGAGGTACAGCGATGAAATGTGA